A genomic window from Haladaptatus caseinilyticus includes:
- a CDS encoding cation:proton antiporter domain-containing protein: MILETSGGVLPPLSEHQLLFLLAQLFLLLLTARLLGEAAKYAGLPSVLGELLAGIVLGPSLLGTVAPGLFTMLFPQSAMQYHLLEVVSWLGLIMLLFITGFETDLDLIASRAKTATYTAGASILVPFVMGFGVAYLLPAQFLVASDQRLVFSLFIATALSISAIPVIAKVLIDMELIDRDIGQITIASGMINDTVGWILLAVVAGLARSGSGEALDTAGQTILLLFLFLGGAFLLGGRFVGGIFRWVDNTIGGDVALTTTAMILALGVGSITQYLGLEAVLGAFIVGIFVGRVKRFDQAAQHSFEVITLGVFAPIFFATAGLRVDLAALLAPPTLLAAGVVLAVAIAGKFAGSFVGAKAAGLSNWEGIALGSGLNARGALEIIVATIGISVGVLTGTMYTIIVVVAIVTSLIAPPLLRVSLARVEMSESEAERLAQKEREEQSFLGNVVRVLLPTRCSVDSLFAARLVGHVARNREMEVTCTYVTRGEERATSGGSLARRIKRVFSRSPSIVRPTEPDGGVVQPADDASDRAETCLDSMTERLSLPPKQVRSTVRNTNGNVSETVLDEAGQGYDMLVLGAGRYLRAADGSLFSAEIDDVLQESPCPVMAVSAGEANPERAYRDDSVRRILLPTIGNEYSRQAAEIAFAIANECDASVEILHVVNRLQVEEPFVGEADLSEAIEFGEDIVEREAELGRQMGATVRKRVSIGDRPERSVVERAMLERTDLVVLGTKTRPLSRRVFFGHRVEHILRNAPCAVAVVSSP; encoded by the coding sequence ATGATACTCGAAACCTCGGGCGGGGTGCTTCCGCCGCTCAGCGAGCACCAGTTGTTGTTCTTGCTCGCTCAGCTGTTCTTGCTGTTGCTCACCGCGCGGCTTCTGGGAGAAGCAGCGAAGTACGCCGGTCTGCCGTCCGTGTTGGGCGAGCTACTCGCGGGAATCGTGTTGGGTCCGTCGCTGTTGGGAACTGTCGCACCCGGCCTGTTCACGATGCTCTTTCCGCAATCCGCAATGCAGTACCATCTGTTGGAGGTCGTCTCGTGGCTCGGCCTCATCATGTTGCTGTTCATTACCGGCTTCGAAACCGACCTCGACCTCATCGCGAGTCGGGCAAAGACGGCCACGTACACCGCGGGTGCGAGCATTCTCGTTCCGTTCGTGATGGGATTCGGGGTGGCGTACCTCCTCCCAGCGCAGTTCCTCGTCGCCTCCGACCAGCGACTCGTATTCAGCCTCTTCATCGCAACCGCGCTCAGCATCTCGGCGATTCCGGTCATCGCGAAAGTGCTCATCGATATGGAACTCATCGACCGCGATATCGGGCAGATAACTATCGCATCGGGGATGATAAACGATACCGTCGGCTGGATTCTCCTCGCCGTTGTCGCTGGCCTCGCTCGAAGCGGTAGCGGCGAGGCACTCGACACTGCGGGCCAAACGATTCTCCTATTGTTCCTGTTTCTCGGCGGTGCCTTTCTGCTCGGTGGTCGATTCGTGGGTGGGATTTTCCGGTGGGTGGACAACACCATCGGCGGTGACGTCGCGCTCACGACGACGGCGATGATACTCGCGTTGGGTGTCGGATCGATAACCCAGTACCTCGGCTTGGAAGCAGTGCTCGGCGCGTTCATCGTCGGCATCTTCGTCGGCCGGGTCAAACGGTTCGACCAGGCGGCACAGCACTCGTTCGAGGTCATCACGCTCGGCGTCTTCGCACCTATTTTCTTCGCAACGGCGGGACTTCGCGTCGATTTGGCCGCCCTGCTCGCGCCGCCGACCTTGCTCGCCGCCGGTGTGGTTCTCGCCGTCGCAATCGCGGGGAAGTTCGCCGGATCGTTCGTCGGCGCGAAAGCGGCAGGTCTCTCGAATTGGGAGGGGATCGCGCTCGGGTCGGGCTTGAACGCCCGCGGCGCGCTGGAAATAATCGTCGCCACCATCGGAATCAGCGTCGGCGTCCTCACCGGGACGATGTACACCATCATCGTCGTCGTCGCTATCGTCACCTCACTTATCGCACCGCCGTTGCTCCGAGTATCGCTCGCCCGCGTCGAGATGTCGGAGTCGGAGGCGGAACGACTCGCCCAGAAAGAACGCGAGGAACAGAGCTTCCTCGGAAACGTCGTTCGCGTGCTCCTTCCGACGCGGTGCAGTGTCGATTCGTTGTTCGCCGCACGATTGGTCGGTCACGTCGCACGGAACCGGGAGATGGAGGTAACGTGTACCTACGTTACGCGTGGCGAGGAACGCGCCACGAGCGGCGGATCGCTCGCTCGTCGCATAAAGCGAGTTTTCTCGCGGTCGCCATCCATCGTTCGACCGACGGAGCCAGATGGCGGGGTCGTTCAACCGGCCGATGATGCGAGCGACCGGGCCGAGACGTGTCTCGATTCGATGACTGAACGGCTTTCGCTCCCCCCGAAACAGGTCCGTTCGACGGTCCGAAATACGAACGGAAACGTGAGCGAAACGGTGCTCGATGAGGCTGGACAGGGATACGATATGCTGGTACTCGGAGCGGGTCGATACCTACGAGCGGCCGACGGGTCGCTGTTTAGCGCCGAAATCGATGACGTGCTGCAGGAGAGTCCGTGCCCCGTGATGGCCGTCAGCGCGGGCGAAGCGAACCCCGAGCGAGCGTACCGAGACGACTCCGTTCGCCGAATCCTGCTGCCGACCATCGGAAACGAGTACAGTCGTCAGGCCGCCGAAATAGCGTTCGCCATCGCGAACGAGTGTGACGCATCGGTCGAAATCCTACACGTCGTCAATCGCCTTCAAGTCGAAGAACCGTTCGTCGGCGAAGCGGACCTCTCCGAAGCCATCGAATTCGGGGAGGATATCGTCGAGCGGGAGGCCGAACTCGGTCGCCAGATGGGTGCGACAGTGAGAAAGCGGGTTTCCATCGGTGATCGCCCCGAACGAAGTGTCGTCGAACGAGCGATGCTGGAGCGGACGGACCTCGTCGTCCTCGGCACCAAAACGCGTCCCCTCTCCCGGCGTGTCTTCTTCGGGCACCGGGTCGAACACATCCTCAGAAACGCGCCGTGTGCGGTTGCGGTCGTCAGTTCGCCGTGA